In one window of Rhodanobacter sp. FDAARGOS 1247 DNA:
- the sbcB gene encoding exodeoxyribonuclease I encodes MQTFFWHDYETSGADPRRDRPLQFAGIRTSMALEIIGDPVMFYGKPPREMPPHPDACMITGITPQQAELDGVNEADFAARVHEELARPGTCGVGYNSLRFDDEFTRQMLYRNFHEPYGREWENGNSRWDLIDLVRMCQALRPEGIVWPTREDGSPSFKLEHLARANGLNQERAHDALSDVYALIDLARLIRVRQPRLWDWHYALRRKQKVFELLDVVNMTPLVHVSSRYPASRHCLTVVAPLAAHPGRAGEVIVYDLATDPAAWLALDEDEIADRIFTPRADLPEGVERIPLRTVRANHAPALAPLSVLQGVDLARLQLDLPRCQAHRDMLHAAAGLPEKLRRVFQRAAELPPPEDPELALYGGGFLPDADKRLLAQVRATPPEELGSRPFPFRDARYPELLFRYRARNWPETLDADERLRWERFRQARLTRHTPLTGLTLDDYFARIAELRGDPQAQDKLGLLDQLQAWGEQLADSLGDT; translated from the coding sequence ATGCAGACCTTCTTCTGGCATGACTACGAAACCTCCGGCGCCGACCCGCGCCGGGACCGGCCGCTGCAGTTCGCCGGCATCCGCACCAGCATGGCGCTGGAGATCATCGGCGACCCGGTGATGTTCTATGGCAAGCCGCCACGAGAGATGCCGCCGCACCCCGACGCCTGCATGATCACCGGCATCACGCCGCAACAGGCCGAACTGGACGGCGTCAACGAGGCCGACTTCGCGGCTCGCGTGCATGAGGAACTGGCCCGGCCGGGCACCTGTGGCGTGGGCTACAACTCGCTGCGTTTCGACGACGAGTTCACCCGCCAGATGCTCTACCGCAACTTCCACGAGCCGTACGGCCGCGAGTGGGAGAACGGCAATTCGCGCTGGGACCTGATCGACCTGGTGCGCATGTGCCAGGCGCTGCGCCCCGAGGGCATCGTGTGGCCAACGCGGGAGGACGGTTCGCCCAGCTTCAAACTGGAGCACCTGGCGCGCGCCAACGGACTGAACCAGGAACGTGCCCATGACGCGCTGTCCGACGTCTACGCGCTGATCGACCTGGCCCGGCTGATCCGGGTGCGCCAGCCGCGACTGTGGGACTGGCACTACGCGCTGCGGCGCAAGCAGAAGGTGTTCGAACTGCTCGACGTGGTGAACATGACGCCGCTGGTGCACGTGTCCTCGCGCTATCCGGCCAGCCGTCACTGCCTCACCGTGGTCGCGCCGCTGGCCGCCCACCCCGGCCGTGCCGGCGAGGTGATCGTGTACGACCTGGCGACCGATCCGGCCGCGTGGCTGGCGCTGGACGAGGACGAGATCGCCGACCGCATCTTCACCCCGCGCGCCGACCTGCCCGAGGGCGTCGAGCGGATTCCGCTGCGCACCGTGCGCGCGAACCACGCGCCGGCGCTGGCGCCATTGTCCGTGCTGCAGGGCGTGGACCTGGCGCGGCTGCAACTGGATCTTCCCCGCTGCCAGGCCCATCGCGACATGCTGCACGCCGCCGCCGGCCTGCCCGAAAAGCTGCGCCGGGTGTTCCAGCGCGCGGCCGAACTGCCGCCACCCGAAGATCCCGAGCTGGCGCTGTACGGCGGCGGCTTCCTGCCCGATGCGGACAAGCGCCTGCTCGCCCAGGTGCGCGCCACGCCGCCGGAGGAACTGGGCAGCCGTCCGTTTCCTTTTCGCGACGCGCGTTACCCGGAACTGCTGTTTCGCTACCGCGCACGCAACTGGCCGGAAACGCTGGATGCCGACGAGCGCCTCCGCTGGGAGCGCTTCCGCCAGGCCCGACTGACCCGGCACACGCCGCTGACCGGACTGACCCTGGACGACTACTTCGCCCGCATCGCCGAGCTGCGCGGCGATCCGCAGGCGCAGGACAAGCTGGGTCTGCTCGACCAGTTGCAGGCCTGGGGCGAACAGCTGGCCGACAGCCTCGGCGATACCTGA
- the orn gene encoding oligoribonuclease codes for MSQAHEENLIWIDLEMTGLDTDNDSILEIATVVTDKELNVLADGPVFAIRHEIDQLESMDSWNTNQHHKSGLWRQVLISETDHAMAEQATVEFLRAWVPPGKSPMCGNSICQDRRFMHRQMPRLERYFHYRNLDVSTLKELARRWAPEIAKGVGKESAHTALSDIRDSIAELRHYRRFMGELGGKVGA; via the coding sequence ATGAGCCAAGCCCACGAAGAAAACCTGATCTGGATCGATCTGGAGATGACCGGCCTCGACACCGACAACGACTCGATTCTGGAGATCGCCACGGTGGTTACCGACAAGGAACTGAACGTGCTGGCCGACGGGCCGGTGTTCGCGATCCGCCACGAGATCGATCAGCTGGAATCGATGGACAGCTGGAATACCAACCAGCACCACAAGTCCGGCCTGTGGCGGCAGGTGCTGATCTCGGAAACCGACCATGCGATGGCCGAGCAGGCCACCGTGGAATTCCTGCGCGCCTGGGTGCCGCCGGGCAAGTCGCCGATGTGCGGCAACTCGATCTGCCAGGATCGCCGTTTCATGCACCGGCAGATGCCGCGGCTGGAGCGCTACTTCCATTACCGCAACCTGGACGTGTCCACGCTGAAGGAACTGGCGCGGCGCTGGGCGCCGGAGATCGCCAAGGGCGTGGGCAAGGAGTCGGCGCATACGGCGCTGTCCGACATCCGCGACTCCATCGCCGAACTGCGCCATTACCGCCGTTTCATGGGCGAGCTGGGCGGCAAGGTCGGTGCCTGA
- the folP gene encoding dihydropteroate synthase, which produces MSMSNDLFATVLDCAGRPLRLDRARVVGILNVTPDSFSDGGLHDSVEAAVAHGVHMAEEGADMLDVGGQSTRPGAAEVSLEEELQRVVPVVEQLVARTSLPIAVDTSRPEVMRAAVAAGAGMINDVYALRRDGAMDAVAELGVPVCLMHMQGEPRSMQDEPHYDDVVGEVHRFLTDRLFACELAGIDRRKVLVDPGFGFGKTLEHNLALLSALEQFASLGSGVYAGLSRKSMIGTLTGRSVPGERQAGSVAAALIAVQRGARMVRVHDVAATVDALAVWRGVHAVDAVPRRSAPPAAPRWPDDD; this is translated from the coding sequence ATGAGCATGTCGAACGACTTGTTTGCCACGGTGCTGGACTGTGCCGGACGTCCGCTGCGGCTGGATCGCGCCCGGGTGGTCGGCATCCTCAACGTCACCCCCGATTCGTTCTCCGACGGCGGCCTGCATGACAGCGTGGAGGCTGCCGTGGCGCATGGCGTGCACATGGCGGAGGAGGGCGCCGACATGCTGGACGTCGGCGGCCAGTCGACCCGGCCGGGCGCAGCCGAGGTTTCGCTGGAAGAGGAACTGCAACGCGTGGTGCCGGTCGTCGAACAGCTGGTGGCGCGCACCTCGCTGCCGATCGCCGTCGACACCTCGCGGCCCGAGGTGATGCGTGCCGCGGTCGCCGCCGGCGCCGGCATGATCAACGACGTCTACGCGCTGCGCCGCGATGGCGCAATGGACGCGGTTGCCGAACTGGGCGTGCCGGTGTGCCTGATGCACATGCAGGGCGAGCCGCGCAGCATGCAGGACGAGCCGCATTACGACGACGTGGTCGGCGAGGTGCATCGCTTCCTCACCGACCGGCTGTTCGCCTGCGAGCTGGCCGGCATCGATCGCCGCAAGGTGCTGGTCGATCCCGGCTTCGGCTTCGGCAAGACGCTGGAGCACAACCTGGCCCTGCTGTCGGCGCTGGAACAGTTCGCCAGCCTGGGCAGTGGCGTCTACGCCGGCTTGTCGCGCAAGTCGATGATCGGCACGCTGACCGGTCGCAGCGTGCCGGGCGAGCGCCAGGCGGGCTCCGTGGCGGCCGCGCTGATCGCCGTTCAGCGCGGAGCACGCATGGTTCGCGTACATGACGTGGCGGCGACCGTGGACGCGCTGGCGGTATGGCGGGGCGTGCATGCGGTGGACGCCGTGCCCCGGCGCAGTGCGCCGCCGGCGGCGCCGCGCTGGCCCGACGACGATTGA
- the glmM gene encoding phosphoglucosamine mutase — MNQRKYFGTDGIRGLVGQWPISADFMLQLGRAVGSVLARERKDRPKVLIGKDTRISGYMFESALEAGLVAAGADVGLLGPMPTPAVAYLTRSMRAQAGIVISASHNPHHDNGIKFFSANGEKLSDEVELAIEQEVDAAFVTVASERLGKARRIDDAVSRYAEYCKTTVAEDFSLHGLKLVLDCAHGATYQVAPKVFAELGAEVIAIGDKPDGFNINRDVGSTHPQALQQAVLAHGADLGIAFDGDGDRVQLVDRHGALADGDDILYVLARSWHAHGALNGPVVGTLMSNYGLQLALAELDVPLIRANVGDRYVMQQLRQHEGVLGGETSGHILCLDRATTGDGIVAALAVLEALARSGEDFAVARQGLQKMPQVMLNVRAVGARRSLASDEVKQALAEVERVLQGRGRVVLRASGTEPLVRVTVEGADAAEVQQLAEKLAATVKSAAERS; from the coding sequence ATGAATCAACGCAAATACTTCGGCACCGATGGCATTCGTGGCCTGGTCGGACAATGGCCGATCAGCGCCGACTTCATGCTGCAGCTGGGCCGCGCCGTCGGCAGCGTGCTGGCGCGTGAGCGGAAGGATCGTCCCAAGGTGCTGATCGGCAAGGACACCCGCATCTCGGGCTACATGTTCGAATCGGCGCTGGAAGCCGGACTGGTGGCGGCTGGTGCCGACGTGGGCCTGCTCGGCCCGATGCCGACGCCGGCGGTGGCCTACCTGACCCGCTCGATGCGTGCCCAGGCCGGCATCGTGATCAGCGCCTCGCACAACCCGCACCACGACAACGGCATCAAGTTCTTTTCGGCCAATGGCGAGAAGCTGTCCGACGAAGTCGAGCTGGCGATCGAGCAGGAAGTCGATGCGGCGTTCGTCACGGTGGCCTCCGAACGGCTCGGCAAGGCCCGCCGCATCGACGACGCGGTGTCCCGCTACGCCGAATACTGCAAGACCACGGTGGCGGAGGACTTCAGCCTGCACGGGCTGAAGCTGGTGCTCGACTGCGCCCATGGCGCGACCTACCAGGTGGCGCCCAAGGTGTTCGCCGAACTGGGCGCCGAGGTGATCGCCATCGGCGACAAGCCGGACGGCTTCAACATCAATCGTGATGTCGGTTCGACCCATCCGCAGGCCTTGCAGCAGGCGGTGCTGGCTCATGGCGCCGATCTCGGCATCGCCTTCGATGGCGACGGCGACCGGGTGCAGCTGGTCGACCGCCACGGCGCACTCGCCGATGGCGACGACATCCTCTACGTGCTGGCGCGCAGCTGGCACGCGCATGGTGCGCTGAACGGCCCGGTGGTCGGCACCCTGATGAGCAACTACGGCCTGCAGCTGGCGCTGGCAGAACTCGACGTGCCGCTGATTCGGGCCAACGTCGGCGATCGCTACGTGATGCAGCAGTTGCGCCAGCACGAAGGCGTGCTTGGCGGCGAGACCTCGGGCCACATCCTGTGCCTGGATCGGGCCACCACCGGCGACGGCATCGTCGCCGCGCTGGCCGTGCTGGAGGCGCTGGCGCGTTCGGGCGAGGACTTCGCCGTGGCGCGGCAGGGGCTGCAGAAAATGCCCCAGGTGATGCTGAACGTGCGCGCCGTGGGCGCCCGTCGTTCGCTCGCCAGCGACGAGGTCAAGCAGGCTCTGGCCGAAGTGGAGCGGGTGCTGCAGGGTCGCGGTCGCGTAGTGCTGCGCGCCTCGGGCACCGAGCCGCTGGTGCGGGTCACCGTGGAAGGCGCCGACGCAGCGGAAGTGCAACAGCTGGCAGAGAAGCTCGCGGCAACGGTAAAATCCGCAGCCGAACGCTCGTGA
- a CDS encoding isopenicillin N synthase family oxygenase, giving the protein MKNVPTLDIRRYDTERDAFVAELGAAYREFGFCCISGHGIPRELIDGSYDVFQRFFALPTETKMKYHLAGSGGARGYTPFKVETAKDSQYADLKEFWHVGREIPRDSKFADVMPPNVWPSEVPDFKQYGYGLYEALDQLGTRVLRALALHIGEAENFFEDKTDVGNSILRPIHYPPITQDNIPNVRAGAHEDINFITLLVGASAEGLEVLSHGEWLPITTEGDAIVVNIGDMLQRLSNHVYPSTSHRVVNPQNENARKPRYSVPFFLHPNPDVVLDPLDSCITPDNPRRYDTSITSHEYLLQRLREIKLI; this is encoded by the coding sequence ATGAAGAATGTTCCAACCCTCGACATCCGCCGTTACGACACGGAGCGCGATGCCTTCGTCGCCGAGCTCGGCGCGGCCTATCGCGAATTCGGTTTCTGCTGCATCAGCGGCCACGGCATTCCGCGCGAACTGATCGACGGCTCGTACGACGTGTTCCAGCGCTTCTTCGCGCTGCCCACCGAAACCAAGATGAAGTACCACCTCGCCGGCAGCGGCGGCGCGCGCGGCTACACGCCGTTCAAGGTGGAGACGGCCAAGGACAGCCAGTACGCCGACCTCAAGGAGTTCTGGCATGTCGGCCGCGAGATTCCGCGCGACTCGAAATTCGCCGACGTGATGCCGCCCAACGTGTGGCCCAGCGAAGTGCCGGACTTCAAGCAATACGGCTATGGCCTGTACGAGGCGCTGGACCAGCTGGGCACGCGCGTGCTGCGTGCGCTGGCCCTGCACATCGGCGAGGCGGAAAACTTCTTCGAGGACAAGACTGACGTCGGCAACTCGATCCTGCGGCCGATCCACTATCCACCGATCACCCAGGACAACATTCCCAACGTGCGCGCCGGTGCGCACGAGGACATCAACTTCATCACCCTGCTGGTCGGCGCCAGCGCCGAGGGCCTGGAAGTGCTGAGCCACGGCGAGTGGCTGCCGATCACCACCGAGGGCGACGCGATCGTGGTGAACATCGGCGACATGCTGCAGCGCCTGAGCAACCACGTGTATCCGTCGACCTCGCACCGGGTGGTCAACCCGCAGAACGAGAATGCGCGCAAGCCGCGCTACTCGGTGCCGTTCTTCCTGCACCCGAACCCGGACGTGGTGCTGGACCCGCTGGACTCCTGCATTACGCCGGACAACCCGCGCCGCTACGACACCTCCATCACCTCGCACGAATACCTGCTGCAGCGGCTGCGCGAAATCAAGCTGATCTGA
- a CDS encoding DUF6445 family protein → MSLFPTQMRPLPYRKPVEGRDYWVVDDVLPNADEVRARCLAKTDWEMGYPYTGEVWPGMRAIPALLDDELAALDKRVCELTGAKKLWVEQTEAGLRLNHNCVQVVGSVEGSVKPHTDSTNLCRYAAVLYLNPDVPAHCGTSFFRQRMSGGQLGGNIVMPPHRNLAEALGNRFVQPNAFVEDVRVDHRCNRLLVYKANLIHSASAYWGQELAAKRMTAVFFWMA, encoded by the coding sequence ATGTCACTGTTTCCCACCCAGATGCGACCGTTGCCCTACCGCAAGCCCGTCGAAGGCCGCGATTACTGGGTGGTCGACGACGTGCTGCCGAATGCCGACGAGGTGCGCGCACGCTGCCTGGCCAAGACCGATTGGGAAATGGGCTATCCGTACACCGGCGAGGTATGGCCGGGAATGCGGGCGATTCCCGCCTTGCTGGACGACGAACTGGCCGCGCTGGACAAGCGGGTATGCGAGCTGACCGGAGCGAAGAAACTCTGGGTCGAGCAGACCGAGGCCGGCCTGCGGCTCAACCACAACTGCGTGCAGGTGGTCGGCTCGGTCGAGGGCTCGGTCAAGCCGCACACCGACTCGACGAATCTGTGCCGCTACGCGGCGGTGCTCTATCTGAATCCCGACGTACCGGCACACTGCGGCACGAGCTTCTTTCGTCAGCGCATGTCCGGGGGCCAGCTGGGCGGGAACATCGTGATGCCGCCGCATCGGAATCTGGCCGAGGCCCTGGGCAATCGCTTCGTCCAGCCGAACGCCTTTGTCGAGGACGTTCGGGTGGATCACCGCTGCAACCGGCTGCTGGTCTACAAGGCCAACCTGATCCACAGCGCGAGTGCGTACTGGGGGCAGGAGCTGGCGGCCAAGCGGATGACGGCAGTGTTCTTCTGGATGGCGTGA
- a CDS encoding SDR family oxidoreductase: MTRRPLSLITGASSGIGAEFARQLAALGHDLVLTARRTERMEVLAVELRAAHAVDITVLPFDLADPSAPQRLCEALEQRGLQVDWLINNAGYGVPGTFVANDWKTHADFLQVLMTAPTELAWRVLPGMRERGHGRIINVASLAGHVPGPAGHTLYAASKAYLIKFSQSLCLENQAAGVHVSALCPGFTWSEFHDVTGTRDKMNKLPGFMWLTAGEVVRQGIAAVERGDAVYIPGRVNRTIKRVVQLMPDRLAMWLSARESKRYRNTQV; this comes from the coding sequence ATGACCCGTCGCCCGCTCAGCCTGATCACCGGCGCTTCTTCCGGCATTGGCGCCGAGTTCGCCCGCCAGCTCGCGGCCCTGGGGCACGACCTGGTGCTCACCGCCCGCCGCACCGAACGGATGGAAGTCCTCGCCGTCGAACTGCGCGCAGCCCACGCCGTCGACATCACCGTGCTGCCCTTCGACCTTGCCGATCCATCGGCGCCGCAGCGGTTGTGCGAAGCGCTGGAACAACGCGGCCTGCAGGTGGACTGGCTGATCAACAATGCCGGCTACGGCGTGCCGGGCACCTTCGTTGCCAACGACTGGAAGACCCATGCCGACTTTCTTCAGGTGCTGATGACCGCGCCCACCGAACTGGCCTGGCGGGTGCTGCCCGGCATGCGCGAGCGCGGCCACGGCCGCATCATCAACGTCGCCTCCCTGGCCGGCCATGTTCCGGGTCCGGCGGGACACACCTTGTACGCGGCCAGCAAGGCCTATCTGATCAAGTTCTCGCAATCGCTTTGCCTGGAGAACCAGGCCGCCGGCGTGCACGTCAGCGCCTTGTGCCCCGGCTTCACCTGGTCCGAATTCCACGACGTCACCGGCACTCGCGACAAGATGAACAAGCTGCCCGGCTTCATGTGGCTCACCGCGGGGGAAGTGGTGCGCCAGGGCATCGCCGCCGTCGAGCGCGGTGATGCCGTGTACATCCCCGGTCGGGTCAACCGGACGATCAAGCGGGTCGTCCAGCTGATGCCGGACCGACTGGCCATGTGGCTCTCGGCACGGGAGTCGAAGCGTTACCGGAATACCCAGGTGTAG
- the tpiA gene encoding triose-phosphate isomerase yields MRKKFVAGNWKMHGSRSMAKALVADIAADMPGDIDVAVFPPFPYVAELATQQADSGLRVGAQDVSAHEGQGAYTGEVSAAMLADIGARWVLVGHSERRQYHHESDELVAQKFAAARAGGLTPILCVGETLEQREAGETEAVIARQLHAVLAINGVASFDTAVIAYEPVWAIGTGRTASPEQAQQVHAFIRSQLEKEDVMIARLTRLLYGGSVKAANAAELFAQADVDGGLIGGASLTASDFLGICAAAHQASQAQ; encoded by the coding sequence ATGCGCAAGAAATTCGTCGCCGGCAACTGGAAGATGCACGGCAGTCGCTCGATGGCCAAGGCTCTCGTGGCGGACATCGCCGCCGACATGCCGGGCGATATCGATGTCGCCGTGTTTCCGCCGTTCCCGTACGTGGCCGAGCTGGCCACGCAGCAGGCCGACTCCGGCTTGCGGGTGGGTGCGCAGGACGTCAGCGCACACGAGGGGCAGGGCGCGTATACCGGCGAAGTGTCGGCCGCGATGCTGGCCGACATCGGCGCGCGATGGGTACTGGTCGGCCATTCGGAACGTCGCCAGTACCACCATGAAAGCGACGAGCTGGTGGCGCAGAAATTTGCCGCGGCCCGTGCCGGCGGCCTGACCCCGATCCTCTGTGTGGGTGAAACACTGGAACAGCGCGAAGCAGGCGAGACCGAGGCGGTGATCGCACGCCAGCTGCATGCGGTGCTCGCGATCAATGGCGTGGCCAGTTTCGACACCGCGGTCATCGCCTATGAACCGGTCTGGGCGATCGGCACCGGCCGGACCGCGAGCCCGGAGCAGGCGCAGCAGGTGCACGCCTTCATCCGTAGCCAACTGGAAAAAGAAGATGTTATGATTGCCCGTCTGACCCGACTGCTTTACGGCGGCAGCGTCAAGGCGGCCAACGCCGCTGAATTGTTCGCGCAGGCGGACGTGGATGGGGGTCTGATCGGTGGGGCCTCCCTGACTGCATCCGACTTCCTTGGAATCTGCGCCGCGGCGCATCAGGCGTCACAGGCTCAATAG
- the secG gene encoding preprotein translocase subunit SecG — protein sequence MFVIFSVFYILIAAAMIVLILLQNGAGADAGSGFGGGASATVFGARGSSTFLTRATGVLAGLFFLLSLAMGVYLNDNGAPKAKAQDLGVMSSLSEQPAATNAAPAKPAAGSEVPAAVPASTSNAVPAAPPAATPAPTQGQGEVPAATEPPVKH from the coding sequence ATGTTCGTCATTTTCAGCGTGTTCTACATTCTGATCGCAGCGGCGATGATCGTGCTGATCCTGCTGCAGAACGGAGCGGGCGCCGACGCCGGTTCCGGTTTCGGCGGCGGTGCCTCGGCCACGGTTTTCGGCGCGCGCGGTTCGTCCACGTTCCTGACCCGTGCCACGGGCGTGCTTGCAGGCCTGTTCTTCCTGCTCAGCCTGGCCATGGGCGTGTATCTGAATGACAACGGCGCACCCAAGGCCAAGGCACAGGATCTTGGCGTGATGTCGTCGCTGTCCGAGCAGCCGGCAGCCACCAACGCGGCCCCGGCCAAGCCTGCCGCGGGCTCGGAAGTTCCGGCAGCCGTACCTGCTTCAACCAGCAACGCCGTACCGGCAGCTCCGCCGGCGGCAACCCCCGCTCCGACCCAGGGTCAGGGCGAGGTGCCGGCAGCCACCGAGCCGCCGGTCAAGCACTAA